A stretch of the Vigna radiata var. radiata cultivar VC1973A chromosome 7, Vradiata_ver6, whole genome shotgun sequence genome encodes the following:
- the LOC106766290 gene encoding FAS1 domain-containing protein SELMODRAFT_448915-like — translation MKKTSSLANIMFMKTLLLIVMLILSATATEIDGRNQEDLVAATREMQKANYFTFVMLINMSPPDTRLVGNVTFLMPNDRMLANMVLQEGSVSGFLLRHSIPSPLLFQVLGQFPTGTTIPTSLPNCMLRVSNNGRKNYVLNNVKLISPNICVAGSSIRCHGIDGVLSEVCTSVGNYSVPSPISPLPSAPSPARDILNNSPSFTTPDATTTTKVEPHKSGSSYCFSHHVSLAFLMLSLSF, via the coding sequence ATGAAGAAAACATCTAGCCTGGCAAATATCATGTTCATGAAGACCTTGTTGCTGATAGTGATGCTGATTTTATCAGCCACCGCAACAGAAATTGATGGAAGGAATCAAGAAGACCTAGTTGCAGCAACTAGAGAGATGCAAAAGGCAAATTACTTTACCTTTGTAATGCTCATCAACATGTCTCCACCTGACACAAGACTGGTGGGGAATGTGACTTTCTTGATGCCCAACGATCGAATGCTGGCTAACATGGTTTTGCAAGAAGGATCTGTCTCTGGCTTCTTGCTTAGGCATTCAATTCCATCACCTTTGCTCTTTCAAGTCTTGGGACAGTTCCCCACAGGAACAACTATTCCCACTTCATTGCCTAATTGCATGCTAAGAGTCTCTAACAATGGTAGGAAGAACTATGTTCTAAACAACGTTAAACTTATCAGCCCAAACATATGTGTGGCAGGATCCTCAATTCGGTGCCATGGAATTGATGGAGTTCTCTCAGAAGTTTGTACATCAGTAGGTAATTACAGTGTTCCCTCGCCTATTTCACCTTTGCCTTCAGCTCCTTCCCCTGCTAGGGACATCCTTAATAATTCTCCTTCATTTACAACACCTgatgcaacaacaacaacaaaagttgAACCACACAAATCAGGGTCATCCTATTGCTTTTCTCATCATGTATCCTTAGCCTTCTTAATGttgtctctttctttttaa
- the LOC106769384 gene encoding putative casein kinase II subunit beta-4, which yields MYKERGGVSVTVSASKSEDRKRINDVLDKHLERSSPSTSRPINATSKNSNLQAEESETESEESDVSGSDGDDTSWISWFCNLRGNEFFCEVDDDYIQDDFNLCGLSSQVPYYDYALDLILDVESSHGDMFTEEQNELIESAAEMLYGLIHARYVLTSKGMTAMLDKYKNYDFGRCPRVYCSGQPCLPVGQSDIPRASTVKIYCPRCEDLYYPRSKYQGNIDGAYFGTTFPHLFLMTYGQLKPQKPSQGYVPRVFGFKVHKP from the exons ATGTATAAAGAACGAGGAGGTGTTTCCGTCACTGTTTCTGCTTCCAAATCGGAGGATCGGAAGCGAATCAACGACGTTCTCGACAAGCACCTCGAACGATCCTCGCCCTCCACTTCTCGCCCCATCAACGCCACCTCCAAAAATTCCAACCTCCAAG CGGAGGAATCTGAGACAGAGAGTGAAGAGTCCGATGTTAGCGGTTCGGATGGAGATGACACCTCTTGGATCTCTTGGTTCTGCAATCTTAGGGGAAACGAGTTCTTTTGCGAGGTCGATGATGATTACATCCAGGATGACTTCAACCTCTGTGGATTGAGCAGTCAAGTGCCCTACTATGATTATGCCCTTGATTTGATTCTCGATGTCGAATCATCCCACG GTGACATGTTCACGGAGGAACAGAACGAGTTGATTGAATCAGCGGCGGAAATGCTTTACGGTTTGATTCATGCCAGATATGTGTTGACCAGCAAAGGAATGACTGCCATG CTTGACAAATACAAGAACTATGATTTTGGTAGATGTCCGAGAGTTTACTGCTCTGGACAGCCCTGCCTCCCAGTTGGTCAATCAGACATTCCTAGGGCGAGTACTGTAAAAATATACTGCCCTAGGTGCGAAGATCTTTACTATCCTCGCTCCAAGTATCAAGGCA ACATTGATGGAGCTTATTTTGGAACAACATTTCCTCACCTTTTCTTGATGACATATGGACAACTGAAGCCACAGAAACCGTCACAAGGCTATGTTCCAAGAGTTTTTGGGTTCAAAGTCCACAAGCCATAA
- the LOC106767370 gene encoding 60S ribosomal protein L37a, which yields MTKRTKKAGIVGKYGTRYGASLRKQIKKMEVSQHSKFFCEFCGKYAVKRKAVGIWGCKDCGKVKAGGAYTLNTASAVTVRSTIRRLREQTES from the exons ATG ACTAAGAGAACAAAGAAGGCGGGCATTGTTGGAAAATACG GTACCCGTTATGGTGCCAGTCTGCGGAAGCAGATTAAGAAGATGGAAGTTAGTCAACACAGCAAGTTCTTCTGTGAATTTTGCGGAAAG TATGCTGTGAAGAGAAAAGCCGTAGGAATATGGGGATGTAAGGACTGTGGTAAAGTGAAAGCAGGGGGTGCTTACACTTTGAA CACCGCAAGTGCCGTGACTGTACGGAGCACCATCAGGAGGTTGAGAGAGCAGACTGAGAGTTAA